One part of the Streptomyces ferrugineus genome encodes these proteins:
- a CDS encoding M6 family metalloprotease domain-containing protein gives MQPNRRIRPRRVAALASVAVLTLAVSTSAGTGHLTAGTSTVAGAGPVSPEHPSALRPCMISGRSTVQMSEGIPTARGYARSTGTVRGLTLMVDFPDTPGRGRALDRFAEFFPQTRDWYRTSSYGRLDYRPETPIRGWLRMPKSFRAYGIERGAPFDPGYRKLVEDIVVAADPKVDFRSYDFLNVLVTPNAGPSALDTVLSVTFAGNAEAPVADGVSVANASFVYSRQDDGSGTYHRTGYRVLPHENGHVFGLPDLYTAEGGGAVGHWDIMSEDWGANNDLLGWHKWKLSWLDDAQVRCAAGRGTAEYVLTPLAREGGPKLVFVPLNRRTGYALELRTREGNDEAVCRPGVLVYKVDADVDTGMGPVKVLDSREDSGGCTRSPNVHAELSDATFGPGEEFVDEKRGVRVAVVGVDLTGAYRVRVSRE, from the coding sequence ATGCAGCCGAACCGCCGGATACGCCCCCGCCGTGTGGCCGCCCTCGCCTCCGTCGCCGTGCTGACCCTGGCGGTCAGCACCTCGGCGGGCACCGGGCACCTCACGGCGGGCACCTCGACGGTGGCCGGAGCCGGCCCGGTCTCCCCGGAGCACCCCTCGGCCCTGCGCCCCTGCATGATCAGCGGCCGCTCGACGGTCCAGATGTCCGAGGGCATACCGACGGCCCGCGGTTACGCCCGCTCCACCGGCACCGTCCGCGGCCTCACCCTGATGGTCGACTTCCCCGACACACCCGGCCGCGGCCGCGCCCTCGACCGTTTCGCCGAGTTCTTCCCCCAGACCCGGGACTGGTACCGCACCAGCTCCTACGGCCGCCTCGACTACCGCCCCGAGACACCGATCCGCGGCTGGCTGCGCATGCCCAAGTCCTTCCGGGCGTACGGCATAGAGCGCGGCGCGCCCTTCGACCCCGGGTACCGGAAGCTGGTCGAGGACATCGTGGTCGCCGCCGATCCCAAGGTGGACTTCCGGTCGTACGACTTCCTGAACGTGCTGGTGACACCGAACGCCGGCCCCTCCGCCCTGGACACGGTCCTGTCGGTGACCTTCGCCGGCAACGCCGAGGCCCCGGTCGCCGACGGCGTCTCGGTGGCCAACGCGTCCTTCGTCTACTCCCGCCAGGACGACGGCTCCGGCACCTACCACCGCACCGGCTACCGTGTCCTCCCGCACGAGAACGGCCATGTCTTCGGCCTGCCCGACCTGTACACCGCCGAGGGCGGGGGCGCGGTCGGCCACTGGGACATCATGAGCGAGGACTGGGGGGCCAACAACGACCTGCTGGGCTGGCACAAGTGGAAGCTGTCCTGGCTGGACGACGCACAGGTGCGGTGCGCGGCCGGCCGCGGCACGGCCGAGTACGTGCTGACGCCGCTGGCCCGCGAGGGCGGCCCGAAGCTGGTCTTCGTCCCGCTGAACCGCCGCACCGGCTACGCCCTCGAACTGCGCACCCGCGAGGGCAACGACGAGGCCGTCTGCCGCCCCGGCGTCCTGGTCTACAAGGTCGACGCGGACGTGGACACCGGGATGGGCCCGGTGAAGGTCCTCGACTCCCGCGAGGACAGCGGGGGCTGCACCCGCAGCCCGAACGTCCACGCCGAACTGTCGGACGCCACGTTCGGGCCCGGGGAGGAGTTCGTGGACGAGAAGCGGGGGGTGCGGGTGGCGGTGGTGGGGGTGGACCTGACGGGCGCGTACCGGGTGCGGGTGAGCCGTGAGTAG
- a CDS encoding TetR/AcrR family transcriptional regulator: protein MQTVTPVPRKAPRPRADALRNRERIVSAAQEMFVEFGPDAPLDEIARRAGVGNATVYRNFPDRDALVREVVCSVMDRTTAAAELALAETGDAFGALERFVHTAADERISALCPMIQSTFDKNHPDLEASRERTEQLIGAIMDRAKAAGQLRSDVDVGDLMLAVAQLSRPPAGTGCQIADRFVHRHLQLFLDGLRAPAPSVLPGAALTMEDLRKA from the coding sequence GTGCAGACCGTGACCCCCGTACCGCGCAAGGCGCCCCGGCCGCGCGCCGACGCCCTGCGCAACCGGGAGCGGATCGTCAGCGCCGCCCAGGAGATGTTCGTCGAGTTCGGCCCGGACGCGCCGCTCGACGAGATCGCCCGCCGGGCCGGCGTCGGCAACGCCACGGTGTACCGCAACTTCCCCGACCGCGACGCGCTCGTCCGCGAGGTCGTCTGCTCCGTCATGGACCGTACGACGGCGGCGGCCGAGCTCGCGCTCGCGGAGACCGGGGATGCCTTCGGGGCCCTGGAGCGCTTTGTGCACACCGCCGCCGATGAGCGGATCAGCGCGCTGTGCCCGATGATCCAGAGCACGTTCGACAAGAACCACCCGGATCTGGAGGCGTCGCGGGAGCGGACCGAGCAGCTCATCGGGGCGATCATGGACCGCGCCAAGGCGGCCGGCCAGCTCCGCTCCGACGTGGACGTCGGTGACCTCATGCTCGCCGTGGCCCAGCTCAGCCGGCCGCCGGCCGGTACCGGGTGCCAGATCGCCGACCGCTTCGTCCACCGCCATCTTCAGCTGTTCCTGGACGGACTGCGGGCCCCGGCCCCTTCGGTCCTGCCGGGCGCGGCGCTGACCATGGAGGACCTGCGCAAGGCCTGA
- a CDS encoding MFS transporter produces MSETAAKATGSALGAVDPNRWKALAFIAIAQLMVVLDATIVNIALPSAQQDLGISDGNRQWVVTAYALAFGGLLLFGGRIADLWGRKRAFVIGLGGFAAASALGGAATNEAMMFGARALQGAFGALLAPAALSLLAVMFTDAKERAKAFGIYGAIAGGGGAVGLILGGFLTEYLDWRWTFFVNIPFAVIAAAGAWFVIREPEGGRNRSALDIPGVILSTLGLVALVYGFTRAESDGWGDSMTVGMFVASGVLLLAFVLVEARVKAPLLPLRVVTERNRGGVYLSLGLAIIAMFGLFLFLTYYLQIVKGYSPVKTGFAFLPMIAGMITGSTQIGTRLMTRVAPRLLMGPGFLVAALGMLLLTQLEIGSSYAALLLPAMLLLGLGMGTAFMPAMSLSTQGVKPQDAGVASAMVNTSQQVGGAIGTALLNTIAASATTSYIADHIGGASSRTQQQLVQLEGMVQGYTSAIWFAVGILVVAAAIALTFVNAGRPGGTTVASSEEGVEDEVAVPVVAH; encoded by the coding sequence ATGTCTGAAACGGCCGCAAAGGCTACCGGCAGCGCCCTCGGCGCCGTCGATCCCAACCGCTGGAAAGCCCTCGCGTTCATCGCGATAGCCCAGCTCATGGTCGTCCTCGACGCGACCATCGTGAACATCGCCCTGCCCTCCGCCCAGCAGGACCTGGGCATCTCCGACGGCAACCGGCAGTGGGTCGTCACGGCCTACGCCCTCGCCTTCGGCGGTCTGCTGCTGTTCGGCGGCCGGATCGCCGACCTGTGGGGCCGCAAGCGGGCCTTCGTCATCGGTCTGGGCGGCTTCGCCGCGGCCTCCGCGCTGGGCGGCGCGGCCACCAACGAGGCCATGATGTTCGGCGCCCGCGCCCTGCAGGGTGCGTTCGGCGCCCTGCTCGCCCCGGCCGCGCTCTCCCTGCTCGCGGTGATGTTCACCGACGCCAAGGAGCGCGCCAAGGCGTTCGGCATCTACGGCGCCATCGCCGGTGGTGGCGGTGCCGTCGGTCTGATCCTCGGCGGCTTCCTCACCGAGTACCTGGACTGGCGCTGGACGTTCTTCGTCAACATCCCGTTCGCCGTGATCGCCGCGGCCGGTGCCTGGTTCGTCATCCGTGAGCCGGAGGGCGGCCGCAACCGCTCCGCGCTCGACATCCCCGGCGTGATCCTGTCCACCCTCGGTCTGGTCGCGCTGGTCTACGGCTTCACCCGCGCCGAGTCCGACGGCTGGGGCGACTCGATGACCGTCGGCATGTTCGTCGCCTCCGGTGTGCTGCTGCTGGCCTTCGTGCTCGTCGAGGCCAGGGTCAAGGCCCCGCTGCTGCCGCTGCGCGTGGTCACCGAGCGCAACCGCGGCGGTGTCTACCTCTCCCTCGGTCTCGCGATCATCGCGATGTTCGGCCTGTTCCTGTTCCTGACCTACTACCTGCAGATCGTCAAGGGCTACTCGCCGGTGAAGACCGGCTTCGCCTTCCTGCCGATGATCGCGGGCATGATCACCGGCTCCACCCAGATCGGCACCCGCCTGATGACCCGGGTCGCGCCGCGGCTGCTGATGGGCCCCGGCTTCCTGGTCGCCGCGCTCGGCATGCTGCTGCTGACCCAGCTGGAGATCGGCTCCTCGTACGCCGCGCTCCTGCTGCCCGCGATGCTGCTGCTCGGCCTCGGCATGGGTACCGCGTTCATGCCGGCGATGTCCCTCTCCACGCAGGGCGTCAAGCCGCAGGACGCCGGTGTCGCCTCCGCGATGGTCAACACCTCGCAGCAGGTGGGCGGCGCGATCGGCACGGCCCTGCTGAACACGATCGCCGCCTCGGCGACCACGTCCTACATCGCCGACCACATCGGCGGCGCGAGCAGCCGGACCCAGCAGCAGCTGGTCCAGCTGGAGGGCATGGTGCAGGGCTACACCAGCGCCATCTGGTTCGCCGTCGGCATCCTGGTGGTGGCCGCGGCCATCGCCCTGACCTTCGTC